In Zygosaccharomyces rouxii strain CBS732 chromosome F complete sequence, a single window of DNA contains:
- the GLY1 gene encoding threonine aldolase GLY1 (highly similar to uniprot|P37303 Saccharomyces cerevisiae YEL046C GLY1 Threonine aldolase catalyzes the cleavage of L-allo-threonine and L-threonine to glycine involved in glycine biosynthesis) yields MADFELPPSYTTASNDLRSDTFTTPTPEMVQAGLGASIGDAVYQEDIDTIRLEKTVAQLSGKEAGLYCVSGTLSNQIGVRTHLTQPPYSILCDYRSHIYTHEAAGLAILSQAMVVPVIPRNGNYLTLEDIKRHFVPDDGDIHGAPTRVISLENTLHGIVYPLEELVRVRAWCLENDVKLHCDGARIWNASVAGNVPMKQYGELFDSISICMSKSMGAPMGSVLVGDLKFIKKANHFRKQQGGGVRQSGMMCAMALWTINNNWKAKLLHSHQLAHELAEFCIEKGIPLESPADTNFVFISLSQAKMDPDVLVKKGLKYGVKLMGGRIAFHYQINRDTLEKAKQAIWETFEYAKENPFNSEGETKIYRSESTERVDIDGKPIHDIKTYKY; encoded by the coding sequence ATGGCTGATTTTGAGTTACCACCTTCGTACACTACTGCGTCGAATGATTTACGTTCTGACACCTTTACCACTCCTACTCCGGAGATGGTCCAAGCTGGGTTAGGTGCTTCCATTGGTGATGCTGTCTACCAAGAAGATATCGACACCATTAGATTGGAAAAGACTGTTGCTCAGTTGTCTGGTAAAGAAGCCGGGTTGTACTGTGTTTCTGGTACTCTTTCCAACCAGATTGGTGTGAGAACTCATTTGACTCAACCACCATACTCCATCCTATGTGACTACAGATCTCATATCTACACTCACGAAGCTGCTGGTTTGGCCATCCTATCACAGGCTATGGTGGTGCCAGTTATCCCCCGTAACGGTAACTACTTGACCTTAGAGGATATCAAGAGACACTTTGTTCCTGATGACGGTGATATTCACGGTGCTCCTACCCGTGTAATCTCCTTGGAAAACACTTTACATGGTATTGTGTATCCACTAGAGGAATTGGTTCGTGTCAGAGCTTGGTGTTTGGAGAATGACGTTAAGTTGCATTGCGACGGTGCACGTATTTGGAATGCATCTGTGGCTGGCAACGTTCCCATGAAGCAATACGGTGAATTGTTTGACTCAATTTCCATTTGTATGTCCAAATCAATGGGGGCACCTATGGGATCCGTCCTAGTCggtgatttgaaattcatcaaaaagGCCAACCACTTTAGAAAGCAAcaaggtggtggtgttaGACAATCTGGTATGATGTGTGCCATGGCTCTATGGACCATTAACAACAACTGGAAGGCTAAGCTTCTACATTCTCACCAATTAGCACACGAACTGGCAGAATTCTGTATTGAGAAGGGCATTCCATTAGAATCACCTGCTGACACCAATTTCGTATTCATTAGCTTGTCTCAAGCCAAGATGGATCCTGATGTTTTGGTCAAGAAAGGTTTGAAATACGGTGTTAAATTAATGGGAGGTAGAATTGCATTCCATTACCAAATTAACAGAGACACTTTAGAAAAGGCTAAACAGGCAATCTGGGAAACCTTTGAATATGCAAAGGAAAATCCTTTCAATTCTGAGGGTGAAACCAAGATTTACCGTAGCGAATCTACTGAAAGGGTTGATATCGATGGTAAACCAATTCACGATATCAAGACCTACAAGTATTAG